A single region of the Dunckerocampus dactyliophorus isolate RoL2022-P2 chromosome 3, RoL_Ddac_1.1, whole genome shotgun sequence genome encodes:
- the itgb6 gene encoding integrin beta-6 isoform X1, with product MGLLLLGLSLILRYWITTVETGSCSAGTAVSCDECLQLGSYCAWCTQENFTNWLLVHERCDTIDNLLEKGCARSLLEFPISKGQILQDRPLGKKTANMNRTQISPQKMALKLRPGSQLTFQVKVQHTEDYPVDLYYLMDLSASMIDDLNMIKDLGSTLSKEMASLTSKFRMGFGSFVEKPVLPFIKVTEEELANPCSSAGETCMPTFGYKHILSLTSNTDEFNEMVSMQHVSANVDVPECGFDAVMQAAVCGDKIGWRNDSMRLLVFVSDADSHFGMDSKMAGIVIPNDCQCHLDTNNEYSMSTEQEYPTLGQIIDKVVENNILLVFAVTEKQKLNYENYASLIPGATVGVVATDSRNILELILTAYKELRSEIELEVLGDTEELRMSFTAICPNGTVFPDLKRCSNVKPGETVVFSVSIELPGCLSGNRHFSLKPVGLQDTLDIELESHCSCECLQPPEVNGSQCTEGQGTFQCGVCVCQPGFSGAECECNEENALLSNCVANNDTDICSGQGQCYCGQCVCDTSSFGHIYGPYCECDNYSCVRFRGDLCGGHGECVCGECQCHSGWAGEYCNCSSSSETCMSEDGVLCSDRGKCECGHCVCLVPGASGDMCEKCPTCGDACSIARTCVECHLQAKEDAELCEKNCSLPKIYINRTAGVDKSPSMQCTLMSENECWISFSVVASDTTTVYNLHMYGCPEPPNIPMIILGVSLSIVCIGLILLAVWKVLVSVHDRKEVAKFEAERAKAKWQSGTNPLFKSSTSTFKNVTYKSRERDKIITMDHY from the exons ATGGGTCTTCTCCTGCTGGGTCTGAGCTTGATTCTCCGCTACTGGATCACCACCGTGGAAA CAGGTTCATGTTCAGCTGGAACCGCTGTGAGTTGTGATGAATGTCTTCAACTTGGTTCATACTGTGCATGGTGCACACAGGAG aattttaCGAACTGGTTGTTAGTCCATGAAAGATGTGACACAATTGACAACCTCTTAGAAAAAGGTTGCGCTAGAAGCCTGTTGGAGTTCCCCATTTCCAAAGGCCAAATTCTTCAGGATCGACCACTTGGAAAGAAGACTGCCAACATGAACCGAACTCAGATCTCCCCACAGAAAATGGCACTTAAGCTACGACCAG GCAGTCAGTTGACTTTTCAGGTGAAAGTCCAGCACACTGAAGACTACCCTGTGGATCTCTACTACTTGATGGACTTGTCAGCATCCATGATCGATGATTTGAACATGATCAAGGACCTTGGTTCCACATTGTCCAAAGAGATGGCTAGCCTCACCAGTAAATTTCGTATGGGCTTTGGTTCTTTTGTGGAGAAACCCGTCCTGCCATTTATCAAGGTGACAGAAGAAGAGCTTGCCAACCCTTGCAG CAGCGCCGGCGAGACCTGCATGCCGACGTTTGGCTACAAACACATCTTGTCCCTGACGAGCAACACTGACGAGTTCAACGAGATGGTCTCTATGCAGCATGTGTCTGCAAACGTTGACGTTCCAGAGTGTGGCTTTGACGCCGTCATGCAGGCAGCTGTTTGCGGG GACAAGATAGGTTGGAGGAATGATTCCATGCGTTTGCTGGTGTTTGTCAGCGATGCTGACTCACACTTTGGGATGGACAGCAAAATGGCTGGCATCGTCATTCCCAACGACTGCCAGTGTCATCTGGACACCAACAATGAATACTCCATGTCCACAGAGCAG GAGTATCCAACTCTCGGCCAGATCATTGACAAGGTTGTGGAAAACAATATTTTGTTGGTTTTTGCTGTGACAGAAAAGCAGAAGCTAAACTATGAG AACTATGCAAGCCTCATACCTGGCGCCACTGTCGGAGTCGTAGCCACAGATTCCCGCAACATTCTGGAACTGATTTTAACAGCATACAAA GAACTGCGATCAGAGATTGAACTGGAGGTCCTTGGAGATACAGAAGAGCTCCGGATGTCCTTCACTGCCATTTGTCCGAATGGGACCGTCTTTCCAGACCTGAAACGCTGTTCTAATGTCAAACCTGGAGAGACA GTGGTTTTCAGTGTGTCAATTGAGCTTCCGGGATGCCTCTCTGGAAATAGGCACTTCTCCTTAAAGCCAGTGGGCCTGCAGGACACTTTGGATATTGAATTAGAGTCTCATTGCTCCTGCGAGTGTCTGCAGCCTCCTGAAGTCAACGGTAGCCAGTGCACTGAGGGCCAGGGGACTTTCCAATGtggcgtttgtgtgtgtcaacCAGGCTTTTCAGGAGCTGAGTGTGAATGCAATGAGGAAAATGCACTGTTGAGTAACTGTGTTGCAAACAATGACACTGACATATGCAGCGGTCAGGGGCAATGCTACTGcggacagtgtgtgtgtgacacatcCAGCTTCGGTCACATCTACGGGCCTTATTGCGAGTGTGACAATTACTCATGTGTTCGCTTTCGTGGGGATCTTTGTGGAG GCCATGGAGAGTGTGTCTGTGGAGAGTGTCAGTGCCATAGTGGTTGGGCAGGGGAGTACTGTAACTGCAGTAGCAGCAGTGAGACGTGCATGTCCGAGGATGGAGTCCTGTGCAGTGACAGAGGCAAGTGTGAGTGTGGCCACTGTGTCTGCTTGGTACCAGGAGCATCAGGGGATATGTGTGAGAAGTGCCCGACTTGTGGAGATGCCTGTTCCATTGCAAG GACATGTGTAGAGTGCCATCTCCAGGCAAAGGAGGATGCTGAGCTGTGTGAAAAAAACTGCAGCCTCCCTAAAATTTACATCAACAGAACAGCAG GGGTAGACAAGAGCCCCTCTATGCAATGCACATTGATGTCTGAAAATGAGTGCTGGATCTCATTTAGTGTGGTTGCAAGCGACACAACAACTGTGTACAATCTGCACATGTATG GTTGTCCTGAACCACCCAACATCCCCATGATCATCCTGGGGGTCTCACTTTCCATAGTGTGCATTGGACTGATCCTGCTGGCAGTTTGGAAGGTGCTGGTGTCAGTTCACGACCGTAAAGAGGTGGCCAAGTTTGAGGCTGAGAGGGCAAAGGCAAAGTGGCAGTCG GGGACCAACCCACTGTTCAAAAGCTCAAcatctacatttaaaaatgttacatataAGAGCAGAGAGCGGGACAAGATAATTACAATGGATCACTACTGA
- the itgb6 gene encoding integrin beta-6 isoform X2 → MGLLLLGLSLILRYWITTVESSCSAGTAVSCDECLQLGSYCAWCTQENFTNWLLVHERCDTIDNLLEKGCARSLLEFPISKGQILQDRPLGKKTANMNRTQISPQKMALKLRPGSQLTFQVKVQHTEDYPVDLYYLMDLSASMIDDLNMIKDLGSTLSKEMASLTSKFRMGFGSFVEKPVLPFIKVTEEELANPCSSAGETCMPTFGYKHILSLTSNTDEFNEMVSMQHVSANVDVPECGFDAVMQAAVCGDKIGWRNDSMRLLVFVSDADSHFGMDSKMAGIVIPNDCQCHLDTNNEYSMSTEQEYPTLGQIIDKVVENNILLVFAVTEKQKLNYENYASLIPGATVGVVATDSRNILELILTAYKELRSEIELEVLGDTEELRMSFTAICPNGTVFPDLKRCSNVKPGETVVFSVSIELPGCLSGNRHFSLKPVGLQDTLDIELESHCSCECLQPPEVNGSQCTEGQGTFQCGVCVCQPGFSGAECECNEENALLSNCVANNDTDICSGQGQCYCGQCVCDTSSFGHIYGPYCECDNYSCVRFRGDLCGGHGECVCGECQCHSGWAGEYCNCSSSSETCMSEDGVLCSDRGKCECGHCVCLVPGASGDMCEKCPTCGDACSIARTCVECHLQAKEDAELCEKNCSLPKIYINRTAGVDKSPSMQCTLMSENECWISFSVVASDTTTVYNLHMYGCPEPPNIPMIILGVSLSIVCIGLILLAVWKVLVSVHDRKEVAKFEAERAKAKWQSGTNPLFKSSTSTFKNVTYKSRERDKIITMDHY, encoded by the exons ATGGGTCTTCTCCTGCTGGGTCTGAGCTTGATTCTCCGCTACTGGATCACCACCGTGGAAA GTTCATGTTCAGCTGGAACCGCTGTGAGTTGTGATGAATGTCTTCAACTTGGTTCATACTGTGCATGGTGCACACAGGAG aattttaCGAACTGGTTGTTAGTCCATGAAAGATGTGACACAATTGACAACCTCTTAGAAAAAGGTTGCGCTAGAAGCCTGTTGGAGTTCCCCATTTCCAAAGGCCAAATTCTTCAGGATCGACCACTTGGAAAGAAGACTGCCAACATGAACCGAACTCAGATCTCCCCACAGAAAATGGCACTTAAGCTACGACCAG GCAGTCAGTTGACTTTTCAGGTGAAAGTCCAGCACACTGAAGACTACCCTGTGGATCTCTACTACTTGATGGACTTGTCAGCATCCATGATCGATGATTTGAACATGATCAAGGACCTTGGTTCCACATTGTCCAAAGAGATGGCTAGCCTCACCAGTAAATTTCGTATGGGCTTTGGTTCTTTTGTGGAGAAACCCGTCCTGCCATTTATCAAGGTGACAGAAGAAGAGCTTGCCAACCCTTGCAG CAGCGCCGGCGAGACCTGCATGCCGACGTTTGGCTACAAACACATCTTGTCCCTGACGAGCAACACTGACGAGTTCAACGAGATGGTCTCTATGCAGCATGTGTCTGCAAACGTTGACGTTCCAGAGTGTGGCTTTGACGCCGTCATGCAGGCAGCTGTTTGCGGG GACAAGATAGGTTGGAGGAATGATTCCATGCGTTTGCTGGTGTTTGTCAGCGATGCTGACTCACACTTTGGGATGGACAGCAAAATGGCTGGCATCGTCATTCCCAACGACTGCCAGTGTCATCTGGACACCAACAATGAATACTCCATGTCCACAGAGCAG GAGTATCCAACTCTCGGCCAGATCATTGACAAGGTTGTGGAAAACAATATTTTGTTGGTTTTTGCTGTGACAGAAAAGCAGAAGCTAAACTATGAG AACTATGCAAGCCTCATACCTGGCGCCACTGTCGGAGTCGTAGCCACAGATTCCCGCAACATTCTGGAACTGATTTTAACAGCATACAAA GAACTGCGATCAGAGATTGAACTGGAGGTCCTTGGAGATACAGAAGAGCTCCGGATGTCCTTCACTGCCATTTGTCCGAATGGGACCGTCTTTCCAGACCTGAAACGCTGTTCTAATGTCAAACCTGGAGAGACA GTGGTTTTCAGTGTGTCAATTGAGCTTCCGGGATGCCTCTCTGGAAATAGGCACTTCTCCTTAAAGCCAGTGGGCCTGCAGGACACTTTGGATATTGAATTAGAGTCTCATTGCTCCTGCGAGTGTCTGCAGCCTCCTGAAGTCAACGGTAGCCAGTGCACTGAGGGCCAGGGGACTTTCCAATGtggcgtttgtgtgtgtcaacCAGGCTTTTCAGGAGCTGAGTGTGAATGCAATGAGGAAAATGCACTGTTGAGTAACTGTGTTGCAAACAATGACACTGACATATGCAGCGGTCAGGGGCAATGCTACTGcggacagtgtgtgtgtgacacatcCAGCTTCGGTCACATCTACGGGCCTTATTGCGAGTGTGACAATTACTCATGTGTTCGCTTTCGTGGGGATCTTTGTGGAG GCCATGGAGAGTGTGTCTGTGGAGAGTGTCAGTGCCATAGTGGTTGGGCAGGGGAGTACTGTAACTGCAGTAGCAGCAGTGAGACGTGCATGTCCGAGGATGGAGTCCTGTGCAGTGACAGAGGCAAGTGTGAGTGTGGCCACTGTGTCTGCTTGGTACCAGGAGCATCAGGGGATATGTGTGAGAAGTGCCCGACTTGTGGAGATGCCTGTTCCATTGCAAG GACATGTGTAGAGTGCCATCTCCAGGCAAAGGAGGATGCTGAGCTGTGTGAAAAAAACTGCAGCCTCCCTAAAATTTACATCAACAGAACAGCAG GGGTAGACAAGAGCCCCTCTATGCAATGCACATTGATGTCTGAAAATGAGTGCTGGATCTCATTTAGTGTGGTTGCAAGCGACACAACAACTGTGTACAATCTGCACATGTATG GTTGTCCTGAACCACCCAACATCCCCATGATCATCCTGGGGGTCTCACTTTCCATAGTGTGCATTGGACTGATCCTGCTGGCAGTTTGGAAGGTGCTGGTGTCAGTTCACGACCGTAAAGAGGTGGCCAAGTTTGAGGCTGAGAGGGCAAAGGCAAAGTGGCAGTCG GGGACCAACCCACTGTTCAAAAGCTCAAcatctacatttaaaaatgttacatataAGAGCAGAGAGCGGGACAAGATAATTACAATGGATCACTACTGA